TGGGCGTGTGGGGCTTCATGGCCGTATCCGTGGCGGCGCTCATTGCCACGGCGTCAGCCATTAACGCCACCATGTTCAGCATGCTGGACATTTCCCGGGCACTGGCGCGCAACGGCCAGCTGGGAGCCATCTTCAAGCAGCCTTTCTGGGGCAGCGGCACGGAAGGCTTTTTCTATCTTCTGCTGGGCATTCTGGTGATGACGAATGCCTTTAACCTGGTAGCCATCGCCAATCTGGCGGGGGCCTGTTTCCTGATCAGCTACCTGGCGGTGTTCGTTGCCCATTGGCGGCTCCGGAAAGAGACGCAGGGGAACGCGCTGCTGATCATCCTCGGGTTCCTGCTGATGCTGTTTATTCTGGGAGCCTTTTTCTACCAGATGTTCTTCAGCCAGCCTTATCTGATTCCGCTGATCCTCCTGTTTGTGGCCGCCTGTTTCATTCTGGAATTTTTCATTCGCAAAAAGCTGGCGAAGGGGGCTTCCAAGGCTTCCTAGGCTGTGGGGGTTAGGAAAGAAACGCTTTCCCTCCCGTTGCACTTTTAATGCAGGAAGGAAGTGAGGGGGCTGGTGGCGGCAGCCCGGACGGAAACGGCGGGAAGGCCGGCCAGATGGGCCATGCGCCCGGCGCGGCAGGCCAGCGCGAACGCTTCCGCCATGGAGGCGGGGTCTCCGGCGGCGGCGATGGCCGTATTGACGAGCACGGCGTCCGCCCCCATCTCCAGGGCTTCCGCCGCATGGCTGGGGGCTCCCAGCCCGGCGTCCACCACTACGGGCACGACGGCCTGTTCAATGATGATGTTGATCAGCTCCCTGGTCAGCACGCCCTTGTTGGTGCCTATGGGAGCGCCCAGAGGCATGACGGCTGCCGCTCCGGCTTCCTGGAGGCGTTTGGCCAGCACGGGGTCCGCATTGATGTAGGGAAGCACCGTGAAGCCTTCCCTGACCAGGATTTCCGCCGCTTTCAGCGTTTCAATGGGGTCCGGCATCAAATACTGGGCGTCCGGATGGATTTCCAGCTTGATCCAGTTGGGGAGTCCGGCTGCCGCCGCCAGTCGCGCCAGTCGCACGGCTTCTTCCGCCGTTGTCGCTCCGCTGGTGTTCGGGAGAATAAGGTATTTTTCAGGGTTGATGAAATCCAGAATATTGGCGGCGGGGTCATGGGAGCCCGTCAGGTCCGCCCGGCGCAGAGCCACCGTCACAATTTGGGAGCCGGAAGCTTCCAGAGCTTCTTTCATGCTCTCATTGGAAGAAAACTTTCCCGTTCCCACCATCAGGCGGGAGGTGAATTGGCGTCCGGCTATCTGCAAAGGTGAATCTGTCATTGCGGGTGAAGGGTACCTCCCCTTTCCTTTCCAGGCAAGGGGGAATGAAGAAAAAGGCAGGAGTTGCCGCGGCATGGACGAGCGCCTCCGACTGGGAATGAAAGGTTGATTCATCCATCTTCCAGATTTACCCGCCCTGCGGGCTTCAAGATGAGCTTTCCATCCAGCCGGACTTGTCCGGTTTCCCGGCCTTCATACAACCTTCCCGATAAAAAATATTCTGAAAACTTTCCTTCAAATCCAGGAAAAACCGGTTTTTGAATGGACGGAGGGAGAAACCCCCTCCTCCCCTCTATTATTCCCCGCTGAAGGAAATGCCCCGGAGCGCTCTGGGCTTGCCCAGGATTTCCTGATAAAGAATGGCCGTTTTCAAGGATTGGGAACGGCGCAGGGAGTTTTTCAGGGAAAGAGGTTCGGACGCGGCGACCGTGGGAAGCGGTTCAGGCCGGCTTTCCTTCATTTCCCTTTCCTGCAAACGATGCAGGGCGGCCTGTTCCGCGTCAGACAGGGAACGCATGGACTGCCGGGCTTCTTCCGTGGCCTTTACGTAGCGTTCCAGCACGTTCTGGGCGGTTTGCTGGGCGGTTTCCGCCGTCCACTCCGGCTTGGGTTCCGGTTCAGGACGGCGCTTGCGGGCCACGGCGGGAGTGGGAAGCTCCACGGGTGGGGCGGAGGGGCGCGGAGCGCGCGCCGGAGCCTGTGGCCGTGCCGGCTGTGGCTGCCGCGGCTGCGGATTGGTCCGGCGCATTTCCGCAATGACTTCCTTCACGCGTTTTTCATGATGGTCTTCCGTGTCCAG
This portion of the Akkermansia massiliensis genome encodes:
- a CDS encoding thiazole synthase translates to MTDSPLQIAGRQFTSRLMVGTGKFSSNESMKEALEASGSQIVTVALRRADLTGSHDPAANILDFINPEKYLILPNTSGATTAEEAVRLARLAAAAGLPNWIKLEIHPDAQYLMPDPIETLKAAEILVREGFTVLPYINADPVLAKRLQEAGAAAVMPLGAPIGTNKGVLTRELINIIIEQAVVPVVVDAGLGAPSHAAEALEMGADAVLVNTAIAAAGDPASMAEAFALACRAGRMAHLAGLPAVSVRAAATSPLTSFLH